The window ACatgtaaaaaacttaaaaattgtatcatatttttaaaaacaaaacttaacattaggtaacagaaaaaaaatcaatcgaTCGTTGAGTCAAACaattattttggtattttgttaACTGATGTGTAGTTTTGAGGATATGAgttgggacacacatattgttttttataattttattgctctttataattttgatatttataattcttatcattttactatttataattttgataatttggaTGTGAGTTAGGACTTATATATTGTTGGTCTTCCTTGATATGATATGAAGAATGAGACTGATAGGAGTTCGTGTAGCGGGATGCAGGTGAAGGCAGAGGAGGCACAGTAACTATATAACTTATACTGTTGAAGTTCCCGTACAAGCTTGTTGAAGTGAACCGCGATGATgtttaattttcctgatagtTTGTAGAACTTCCATTTGAAGATCAAACATCTCATTTTCGTTCATATCTCGTACATATGGTAAAAAGGATAAAAGTAACATTTCTTGGTCGGTGTGCTGGTACTTGCGCGCTGCTTGAGTAGGAGATTCCTGTGACTTCTCCAATTTATTTAGTTGCTCCAAAATGTTGCCCTCTATATCTACTTGCGTTTGTTTTTGATTGTTCGACTTTTTCTTGTTCACATTAGGAATTGATGCAGATGTCTGCACGTCTGCACATATTCTGGGGAATTTTGTGTGGTTGATAACTGCGTCTAACTTCTTTTCGCTCCTTGACCACTTTTAGTTCGCAAAGACTTAACGATAACATAAGCGAATCTCTGATATTAGACCATTTGTGCATTATTAACTcccctgaaaaaaaatttaataataaagaacaCAATAACCAATCATAATATAaacttttcttttgttttagaTATTTAGCTACAGGGTGCATGCTTACAGAATTGTACTACAATTATGAAATTGGGACATCTACATTACATACTACATCTACATAAACTACActaatataaattatgtatGTGCTAAAATATGGGATATATTCCAAGAAGTTTATTGGAAATAAATGACAAGAGAAGACTGGGAGAAAGTTGCTGttgaatttgataaaaaaagctAATTTTCCAATGTGTTTTGGTGCAATAGATGGGAAACACATCAGGATAGAAAATTTTCCCCATGCAGGAttcatgaattaaaaaaaaatatactatttcatAGTACTTTTAGCAATCGTTGATGCGGATTACAATTTCTTATTCGTAGATATTGGAGCGTATGGTAAGGACTGCGATTCCTCTATTCTCCAAAACTGCATTTTGGAGAAGACTGATAAATGACGAACTTGATATCCCAGGGGCTAAACCAATATCttcagaatttaatttaaaagtctcTCACGTTTTTGTGGCGAAAAATGCATTTCCAATCAATAAGCATATTCTAAAAGACTTTTCTAATCATAATTTAAGTATAAAACAGCGTATGTTTAACTATAGACTACAAAGAGCTCGACGATATGTGGAATGCGCGTTTGGAATATTAACCAACAAAATGGAGAAACTTGTGTTGCATAACACAGTTTGTAAAAGAGATGGATACCGTACCGAAGATCTGATAATTGCCACTGGTTCCAGAATAGAAAAATTGCCTGCGACAACTACATGTAACAAAACGGGACAAGGGATACGTTCATTATTTGCTAATTATTTTGTTAGTAAGAATGGTCAGCTACCATGGcagttaagaaaaatttaacttttgttttcatttttttaatacaaaaatgtattttcaagaaataaaataaacattaagcATACCGTTCTTTTTCTTTTCGACCTGTGAATGTTGATCATAACCATCTTCTAAACACTGAAAAACTTCTTGCCAACTTTTATCTCTTAGTATTTTgttcttattgttttcattgtGCTTATCCCATAAACACGGTTTGGATTCTACAAGTTCTATTAAGGTCACAATATCGTATTTAAAACTTCCCATTATGACGTAAAAAATCGCAAAACTCAGAAGAATATTACAAACGATTTACACAAACTTATTACAGGAATTAAAGCAGGGCAAAGAGTATTCCAGATAGCTCTCTTCCTTTTAGTTCTAAAAGATGCCAATTCCCtgtaaattaatataaagaagGCTCAAGAACAAACCTTAGAACGGGTTGGTATTTATTTACCAGAACCAGTTTTCAGTCATAACCTCATACGTAGCTATGTCTCGTGCCCGATCATTTGGTCATCTAAGGCGCAATTCACACAGAACGGGCGTATGGGGGTGGCGTGGGACTGGCATGGTAGACGCATGTGCCACTTGCATGTTCGCTTATGGGGCAATACAGATAGAAATGGCGTGGCACAGGCGTGATAAGTCACGCCACCGCCACGTCACTTCGACGCCACGAGTGGCCTACACTAGCGGTAAATGCCATATACCAAACAGCGGTTTATATTGCTTCTTTTTGTCTATTTTGTAAAATGCgggatgattatttatttaataagagtTCTGTGAAGACGTGCAATAGTGTGCAGTTCTATACGACTATAAAAGGTCGGATTACTGCAATAGAAGTGCACAAGATCAagcatggaaaaaaaatatcaaataagtTCAGTGAAAATGGTAAGTATGTACgtgtttattaacaaaagatgtttaaactcgtatttacaataaaaattatacgtTTGTTTCCGTAACCGAGTGTAAAGACCGCTGGAAAAACATACGAGGAAACTACTCAAAATATAaagccaaattaaaaacaaaaccagGACAAGGAACAAAACGagtgaaagaatattatttggcCCCACACTCTTTCTCCTTTTTGGATCCTCCCTTGAAGTCTTGTAAGAGCAAAGGCAATGTGGATCAAGAATCTGCCGACGCATCATCGAGCCACCATACAGCTGAAACGGGGTCACAATCTAATAAGCCTAAAGACAACTCCAATGCTGATGTTCTCTCACCTTATAACATTCTATCCAGTAGTTCCTCTTGGTGACTTGTACCATCTTCCAGTACGTCCATCGATGATCAACCGATAGCAATGAGAGCACCTAAAAAACTACTACAGAAAGAAgcttattttagagaaaaaagaAGTTAGCAGCCTCAACCGCTATTAATGAGCTCAACCAGCAAACTTACCAGTACTTtgaaaaaaagcaataattgCTGGAGATCCAAAACAGCACGAAAACGAATGCCACAATCGATTCTCCTGACCCAGACCTGGCGTTTTTAAGTCCATGAATTCTGTTCAGAAGCGGCGTTTCAAAATtggaattttgaatttagccGAGCAAATACTATCCTCAACCATTCCTGAAGCCTCTACTATCCCAATGGATAGTTTTCAATCTTGGATTGAAGATTCGGTAAATAGAAATCTAGATTTAGTACCGCACAGGAACACGGATGAATTTTATTTGAGTAAatttatacaatacaataattattattagggtAACATtatcgttattttttttgttttagaacagaaataaattcacttaaatatattttctttaacttaCATCAGCGTTATTAACAACCTTTCCTCTAAACTGATAAGTTCTCTTCAATTTGTAGGTttcttcttaatattaacccttactagtattttataaaaacattgaaCACACATTCGATAGAAACTTTGAAAACATTTAGGGTACATATAGAGCTCCTGCATAGCATTAAACGAACcatcagttttttctttatctaaCCAAAAGGGATGTATTCAATAACTCCTTTGCCTTTGAATGTTAGCTAAATTTACAAGGTTCAACCAAGATATGTTGAACCTTCATTTTCGTCATCCGAAAGCATTGTAACTTTACAAAACAGTCATGTACgtaacaaataaatgacaataatcACATTGAATCCCTTTCTATGTGAATTGTGCGCGCCACGTCCGCTCCATTCCAGCTCCATGCCAGTCCCACGCCACCGCCATACGCCCGTTCTGTGTGAATTGCGCCTAAGAGTAGAAATGGTACCCAAAGGCaataccacagatgtaaatagctccgcactgCTAGctggagctatttacatctgtggcaATACTTCTTTGAATATTGTCTCCAAAGAAATTCGTTGAATCAGAAAAAGgcgaaatttttttaactataggGCATCGAATTTCGGCGGGTTTAATctagttattatttaaaagactACTTAGTCATCTTTAAAATAAGCAGTTTTATAAgtttaatacattattattaagtaaaagtGAGGAAACAGTACACCTTTATCCACACATCAAGTATTATCCAggtaaaccaaaaaaaaagttaatttaaaaatagcatataaaaaattaattaaatttcttccGTTTTCAAATAATTGTATATACTAAACTCTTCGctac is drawn from Anthonomus grandis grandis chromosome 1, icAntGran1.3, whole genome shotgun sequence and contains these coding sequences:
- the LOC126734611 gene encoding uncharacterized protein LOC126734611, translating into MGSFKYDIVTLIELVESKPCLWDKHNENNKNKILRDKSWQEVFQCLEDGYDQHSQVEKKKNGELIMHKWSNIRDSLMLSLSLCELKVVKERKETSASIPNVNKKKSNNQKQTQVDIEGNILEQLNKLEKSQESPTQAARKYQHTDQEMLLLSFLPYVRDMNENEMFDLQMEVLQTIRKIKHHRGSLQQACTGTSTV